The following proteins come from a genomic window of Kitasatospora sp. NBC_01246:
- the greA gene encoding transcription elongation factor GreA, whose amino-acid sequence MTQTSENVTWLTQSGYDQLKAELEHLSGPWRIEIAQKIEAAREEGDLKENAGYHAAKEEQGKYELRIRQLTQLLERAKVGEAPADSGVVAPGMVVTVAFDGDEDDTMTFLLGSREMAGSDDLDVYSPQSPLGRAIDGKKVGDEATYELPNGKAASVTVTDAKPHNG is encoded by the coding sequence GTGACCCAGACCAGCGAGAACGTGACCTGGCTCACTCAGTCCGGCTACGACCAGCTCAAGGCCGAGCTGGAGCATCTGAGCGGCCCCTGGCGCATCGAGATCGCCCAGAAGATCGAGGCGGCGCGCGAGGAGGGTGACCTCAAGGAGAACGCCGGTTACCACGCGGCCAAGGAGGAGCAGGGCAAGTACGAGCTGCGGATCCGCCAGCTCACCCAGCTCCTGGAGCGCGCCAAGGTCGGCGAGGCCCCCGCGGACTCCGGCGTGGTGGCCCCCGGCATGGTCGTCACGGTCGCCTTCGACGGCGACGAGGACGACACCATGACCTTCCTGCTCGGCTCGCGCGAGATGGCCGGCAGCGACGACCTCGACGTGTACTCCCCGCAGTCGCCGCTGGGCCGCGCCATCGACGGCAAGAAGGTCGGCGACGAGGCGACGTACGAGCTGCCGAACGGCAAGGCCGCCTCGGTCACCGTCACCGACGCCAAGCCGCACAACGGCTGA